One Dermacentor silvarum isolate Dsil-2018 chromosome 10, BIME_Dsil_1.4, whole genome shotgun sequence genomic window carries:
- the LOC125941162 gene encoding uncharacterized protein LOC125941162: DYRIILPNVSSGEAMKRAVMLHCDISGRPYRIENFRKPLQDAGVIKDVAVIGAYQMSHVWLVNLRTDEAKKKLIEAGRLVVKDRLCIVIDPNRQEVRLKLHWVALDVTSDNIRRAFSEYGEVKEVTNDRWKAEGFECADSLTKFVRLFLKEGIALDNIPHQMRLGSGTVLIVAPGRAPLCLRCKHTGHIRRDCRVPKCAECHAFGHGQEACTRSYAKAVGRSTVVDQSELVMDEEEAEQAAAPATADKSGTDQGADKEVRVSGLQTPAMTVSSVGEHQETATMNAVGVGPVLQDEGPTGESSDATSVSQTQQAASIKPAVDESALGNMDAETTPAKRRHDDVSAVSQEQRLRQVEASLEANWVKKKPRSAVRTRASSLTRGGKEVNS, encoded by the coding sequence gactacaggattaTATTGCCCAACGTTTCATCAGGTGAAGCTATGAAGCGTGCAGTCATGCTGCACTGCGACATCTCAGGTCGTCCATATCGCATCGAAAACTTTCGAAAGCCCTTACAAGACGCCGGCGTCATCAAGGACGTTGCTGTAATAGGTGCCTACCAGATGTCCCACGTCTGGCTCGTTAACCTGCGGACGGATGAAGCGAAAAAGAAGCTTATAGAAGCAGGAAGGTTGGTCGTCAAGGATCGTCTTTGCATCGTCATCGACCCCAACAGGCAAGAGGTGCGTCTGAAGTTGCATTGGGTGGCTTTGGATGTCACGAGCGATAACATTCGGAGGGCATTTAGTGAATACGGCGAAGTGAAGGAGGTGACCAATgacaggtggaaagcggagggctTCGAATGTGCTGACTCTCTGACAAAGTTTGTGCGATTGTTTTTGAAAGAGGGTATCGCACTGGACAACATACCGCACCAGATGCGCCTGGGCAGCGGTACAGTGCTCATTGTGGCGCCAGGACGAGCCCCTCTTTGCCTTCGTTGCAAGCACACGGGTCATATACGGCGTGATTGCAGGGTACCGAAGTGCGCCGAATGTCATGCGTTTGGCCATGGACAGGAGGCATGTACTCGCAGCTACGCCAAAGCCGTGGGCAGATCTACGGTTGTAGACCAAAGCGAGCTTGTCATGGATGAGGAAGAGGCAGAGCAAGCTGCGGCACCTGCGACAGCCGACAAGAGCGGAACCGATCAGGGAGCTGACAAGGAAGTCCGCGTCTCGGGGCTGCAGACGCCGGCCATGACGGTGTCCAGCGTCGGTGAGCACCAAGAGACTGCTACAATGAACGCGGTTGGCGTTGGTCCGGTGCTCCAGGATGAGGGCCCCACGGGAGAGTCCTCGGACGCGACCAGCGTCTCTCAAACGCAGCAGgcagcaagcataaagccagcgGTCGACGAAAGTGCTCTGGGAAATATGGACGCGGAGACAACCCCggcaaagcgtcgccatgacgacGTGAGTGCGGTGTCGCAGGAGCAGCGTCTGAGACAGGTCGAAGCTTCGCTGGAAGCGAATTGGGTGAAgaagaaacctcgcagcgccGTTCGGACGCGCGCGTCGTCCCTGACAAGGGGCGGCAAGGAGGTGAACTCTTAG